The genomic interval CATCTGCGGCAGACCCTCGACCGCACAGTGCACATCGACGGCGCGACGATCGATGAACGGGTGAAGCGGGCGATGGTCCTGCTCACGGCCTTGCCGACGCCGACCGCCGCCATCCCCAGCCAGCCGGCGCCGCGGCCCACGCCGTTGCTGGTGACGCCCACGCGACCGGCCGGTGCCGCCGTGCTCCGGCTACCGGTGCCGCCCCGTTCGGTGCCCGCCTATGTCACCAGCACCGGCTCGGGGGGTAGCTGGCCCGACGAGGGCCCGCTGGAGGATGCCGTCCGGTTCGTCGTGGACAAGGTGGTGCAGAACCTGTGGCGCACCGCCGGACCCGGCCTGCGCGAGGAACTGGGCCGTGGCCGGCCGAACGTCCCGGCCGATATCGACCGCACGCTGCTCAACGACCTGAGCAACAAGCTCGGCAACTACGACCTGTCGCAGCCGGCCCGCTTCGCGCTGCGCGACGCCTTCTGGGAGAGCGTCGACCGCCAGTAACCGCGGGTGGCACCCACCACCCCCGAGGCGTCGAAGAAGGGTGAGCCATAGCTCACGCCTGCTCGGACGCCCACCGGGTGGCGACGGCGCGGAGGGCTTCCTGCGTCTCCTTGTGCAGCCGGGCGAGCACGTCGGCGGCCGATTCGGCGACCGCCAACGGGTAGGCCTGGCCGGCCCACAGGTGCAGGTTCTCCCGG from Sporichthyaceae bacterium carries:
- a CDS encoding NYN domain-containing protein; this translates as MRAYCSLFIDAGYLMAAVSTRVTGTSLRSATDMDVRGLLDDVAAQVQADCGLPLLRIHWYDAGTKAGTPDLRQREIAELPRVKVRLGRLGHNGEQKGVDLKLALDLIAQSRNRVAEVIYLISGDDDLSEAVEAAQELGVQVIGLVVPDEAGEAIAVSRHLRQTLDRTVHIDGATIDERVKRAMVLLTALPTPTAAIPSQPAPRPTPLLVTPTRPAGAAVLRLPVPPRSVPAYVTSTGSGGSWPDEGPLEDAVRFVVDKVVQNLWRTAGPGLREELGRGRPNVPADIDRTLLNDLSNKLGNYDLSQPARFALRDAFWESVDRQ